The following proteins are co-located in the Flammeovirga kamogawensis genome:
- a CDS encoding class I SAM-dependent methyltransferase, protein MKNIKDKNFDHKKVVKDGYNKCSSDYSKVRNKKTEPSLKLLTDKLVDQNAKVLDLGCGNGVPVSKILSKFQLTGVDISEKQIENAKINIPNAHFICSDISTFDFQENYWDAIVSYYAIFHLKKEEQLKLFNKMAKGLKVGGYFLLTLATLNEEGYTEDDFFGVEMFWENYSLKEYENIFLEQGMTVLHSGILKHGYNEDFEGNDETHPIIFGIKTAK, encoded by the coding sequence ATGAAAAATATAAAGGATAAAAATTTCGACCATAAAAAGGTAGTAAAAGATGGCTACAATAAATGTTCATCAGATTATTCTAAAGTTCGCAATAAAAAAACAGAACCTTCCTTAAAATTATTAACTGATAAACTTGTAGATCAAAATGCTAAAGTATTGGATTTAGGTTGTGGAAATGGTGTTCCAGTCTCTAAAATCCTATCTAAATTTCAATTAACTGGAGTAGATATCTCTGAAAAACAAATTGAAAACGCAAAAATAAATATCCCAAATGCTCACTTTATTTGTTCAGATATTTCAACTTTTGATTTTCAAGAAAACTATTGGGATGCTATTGTAAGCTATTACGCTATCTTCCATTTGAAAAAAGAAGAGCAATTAAAGCTATTTAATAAAATGGCAAAAGGTCTAAAAGTTGGAGGCTATTTTCTATTAACATTAGCCACTTTAAATGAAGAAGGTTATACTGAAGACGATTTCTTTGGCGTAGAGATGTTTTGGGAAAATTATTCTTTAAAAGAATACGAAAATATTTTCTTAGAACAAGGCATGACAGTTCTTCACTCTGGTATTTTAAAACATGGGTATAATGAAGATTTTGAAGGTAATGATGAGACTCATCCTATTATTTTTGGTATCAAAACAGCTAAATAA
- a CDS encoding Rossmann-fold NAD(P)-binding domain-containing protein, translated as MKTIVLFGATGATGSILLEQLINDNQIKKIITFTRQKLDDNDKVVQYILKDFTQLDSININADSVVTCLGTTLKKAGSIEAFEKIDRDLIYQIALWTKNNQIKEFHTLSSVGASTKASNYYLRVKGEMQELVKGVEIENTVFYQPSLLKGADRKEFRLKESASQFFFQLIADVSPTFEKYAPVDVKEMSTFIHQNLFKNNHGVTFYSSSEINSVSFLSGIEYFNKEKIVAKYLFLLGGIIAAIQAVIYSLSSSIFIKGISISILVTSILAFMVGGVILIQIPHYISSLKKELDLGTPFVEALRISKVIKTFNRLLTSELLTLVGGTILGFGFSNQLLQGIGFGAVFSAFTLLLIDTNLISNAKKYNNWFLTEAYK; from the coding sequence ATGAAAACAATAGTTCTTTTTGGAGCAACAGGAGCTACAGGTTCAATTTTACTTGAACAGCTTATTAACGATAATCAAATAAAAAAAATAATAACTTTTACTAGACAAAAACTTGATGATAATGATAAGGTAGTTCAATATATCTTAAAAGATTTTACTCAATTAGACTCCATAAATATTAATGCCGACAGTGTTGTTACTTGTTTGGGTACTACATTAAAAAAAGCAGGTTCTATTGAAGCTTTTGAGAAAATAGATAGAGACCTTATCTATCAAATAGCCCTTTGGACGAAAAATAATCAGATAAAAGAATTTCACACTTTAAGTTCTGTGGGAGCAAGCACAAAAGCATCAAATTATTATTTACGTGTAAAAGGCGAAATGCAAGAGCTAGTAAAAGGCGTAGAGATTGAAAATACTGTTTTTTATCAACCATCATTATTAAAAGGGGCAGATAGAAAAGAATTTAGATTGAAAGAATCTGCAAGTCAATTCTTTTTTCAATTAATAGCTGACGTATCACCAACATTTGAGAAATATGCTCCAGTAGATGTTAAAGAAATGTCAACTTTTATTCATCAAAATCTATTTAAGAATAACCATGGTGTTACTTTTTATTCGTCATCAGAAATTAATAGTGTTTCTTTTTTAAGTGGAATAGAGTATTTTAATAAAGAAAAAATAGTAGCTAAATATCTGTTTTTACTAGGAGGTATTATTGCTGCTATTCAAGCCGTAATCTACTCATTATCATCATCTATTTTTATTAAAGGAATAAGTATTTCTATTTTAGTTACATCGATATTGGCTTTTATGGTTGGAGGTGTGATTTTAATTCAAATACCTCATTACATAAGTTCATTAAAAAAAGAGCTTGATTTAGGGACTCCTTTCGTAGAAGCACTAAGAATTAGTAAGGTGATCAAAACATTTAATAGATTACTTACATCTGAACTTCTTACATTAGTAGGAGGAACTATTTTAGGATTCGGTTTTAGCAATCAATTATTACAGGGGATAGGGTTCGGTGCGGTTTTCTCAGCATTTACGTTATTATTAATTGATACAAACTTAATATCGAATGCTAAAAAATATAATAACTGGTTTTTAACAGAAGCATATAAATGA
- a CDS encoding shikimate dehydrogenase family protein — protein sequence MNNKNLASFSVPFNTTTLFLFSTSGSQSSIEKHNKALHSLSANLTYFTFPHKISAKEYANLLKSPITRGGAVTGQGLKSEIIPFLDETEALAQNTGAVNTVVNRNGKLYGYNTDAFGFETAVKKHIKESGLEINNAVIYGNGGVSGVASYVLKNMGINVTMRGRNQDKVNKKMKELKLTDFSGPFDLVVNATPMSSYQLSEVAGFLEILDGSKMVFDHNMPEKDNKINYLEQFCLKTNTHFIPGKEMYVPQMIKQWKLFMDGVQDISGNALEISEDDIKRHWNV from the coding sequence ATGAATAATAAAAATCTAGCATCATTCAGTGTACCCTTTAATACAACTACCTTATTTTTATTTTCAACATCTGGTAGTCAATCATCAATAGAAAAACACAATAAAGCTCTACATTCATTATCTGCAAATTTGACTTATTTTACATTCCCTCATAAAATTAGTGCAAAAGAATATGCTAATTTATTAAAGTCACCCATAACTAGAGGGGGAGCAGTTACAGGGCAAGGGTTAAAATCAGAAATAATACCATTCCTTGATGAAACAGAAGCATTGGCACAAAATACAGGAGCAGTAAATACGGTAGTAAACAGAAATGGGAAACTCTATGGTTATAATACAGATGCATTTGGTTTTGAAACTGCTGTAAAAAAGCATATTAAAGAATCTGGGTTGGAAATAAATAATGCAGTTATCTATGGCAATGGTGGGGTCTCAGGAGTGGCTTCGTATGTGTTGAAAAATATGGGGATTAATGTGACAATGAGGGGTAGGAATCAGGATAAAGTTAATAAAAAGATGAAAGAGCTTAAATTAACTGATTTTTCTGGGCCCTTTGATTTGGTAGTAAATGCGACACCAATGTCATCCTATCAATTAAGTGAAGTTGCTGGATTTCTGGAAATACTGGACGGTTCTAAAATGGTTTTTGATCATAATATGCCTGAAAAAGATAATAAAATAAATTACCTAGAACAATTTTGCCTAAAGACCAATACGCATTTTATTCCAGGAAAAGAGATGTATGTACCTCAAATGATTAAGCAATGGAAACTTTTTATGGATGGAGTGCAAGATATTTCTGGTAATGCACTAGAAATATCTGAAGATGATATAAAAAGGCATTGGAATGTTTAA